From Burkholderia pseudomultivorans, the proteins below share one genomic window:
- a CDS encoding 2-hydroxymuconate tautomerase, with protein MPIAHLYILEGRDDDRKERLIAEVTEAIHRSLDAPVESVRVIITEMPKAHFGIGGQSAKRRGR; from the coding sequence GTGCCGATTGCTCATCTGTACATCCTCGAAGGCCGCGACGACGACAGGAAGGAACGCCTGATCGCCGAGGTCACCGAGGCCATTCATCGCTCGCTCGATGCACCGGTCGAATCGGTGCGCGTGATCATCACCGAGATGCCGAAAGCGCATTTCGGGATCGGCGGGCAGAGCGCGAAGCGGCGCGGGCGCTGA
- a CDS encoding SphA family protein: protein MKRKAAFGVMSLAACAGIALSTGASATEGGGDTIGEGAEAFFAGALPPAGLYGLLYYTHYHASRFNDSHGNGSVPGFKLDADVLIPRVVWMSNLSVLGGRYGAYAVLPMEHLALDAGGASFDRTNLGDLIVSPALIAWGSGALRTVAAIEFVFPTGQYDMHAALNTGKNYYTARPVFGVTWLPNDKVEVSAKITYSFNSPNKDTHYHSGNLFHVDYSASYAVTPKARVGLSGYFVKQTTDDMQNGQPAAGDGFRGQTFAIGPGFRYQFSKISVEARVVKEFFVRNRPAGEAVWAKAVIPF, encoded by the coding sequence ATGAAACGAAAGGCTGCATTCGGAGTGATGTCGCTCGCCGCGTGCGCGGGCATCGCGTTGAGCACCGGCGCATCGGCGACGGAGGGCGGCGGCGATACGATCGGCGAGGGTGCCGAGGCGTTTTTCGCGGGCGCGCTGCCGCCGGCGGGACTGTACGGGCTGCTGTACTACACGCACTACCATGCGTCGCGCTTCAACGATTCGCACGGCAACGGCTCGGTGCCGGGCTTCAAGCTCGATGCGGACGTGCTGATTCCGCGCGTGGTCTGGATGTCGAACCTGTCGGTGCTCGGCGGGCGCTACGGCGCCTATGCGGTGCTGCCGATGGAGCATCTGGCGCTGGATGCGGGCGGCGCGTCGTTCGATCGCACCAATCTCGGCGACCTGATCGTGAGCCCGGCGCTGATCGCATGGGGCTCGGGCGCGTTGCGCACGGTGGCCGCGATCGAATTCGTGTTCCCGACCGGCCAGTACGACATGCATGCGGCGCTGAACACCGGCAAAAACTATTACACCGCGCGGCCGGTGTTCGGCGTGACGTGGCTGCCGAACGACAAGGTCGAGGTGTCCGCGAAGATCACCTACAGCTTCAATTCGCCGAACAAGGACACACACTACCACTCGGGGAACCTGTTCCATGTCGACTACTCGGCGAGCTATGCGGTGACGCCGAAGGCGCGCGTCGGGCTGTCGGGCTATTTCGTCAAGCAGACGACGGACGACATGCAGAACGGGCAGCCGGCCGCCGGCGACGGCTTTCGCGGGCAGACGTTCGCGATCGGGCCGGGGTTTCGCTATCAGTTCAGCAAGATCAGCGTGGAGGCGCGCGTCGTGAAGGAGTTCTTCGTGCGCAACCGGCCGGCGGGCGAGGCCGTGTGGGCGAAGGCCGTGATCCCGTTCTGA
- the hndA gene encoding 2-hydroxy-1-naphthoic acid nonoxidative decarboxylase, whose protein sequence is MTDRHRIDVHQHVVPPFWADALPAHGGDPSGWRSPAWSPESALAFMDSLQIETGVLSLTAPGVQGWNGSAKRDMARRINEYMAGLVAQWPTRFGNFATLPLPDVDGTLAEIDHAFDALHADGVVLLSNYGGTYLGDPAFEPVWAALDRRRAVVFIHPAKPAIDMLPGIPGPLLDYPFDTTRTALQLVLNGVIARYPNVRIILSHAGGFLPYAAYRFAELAPGVRDDVPNRDGLLDLLRRFYFDTALSAPSALPSLAAFAQPDRVLYGSDFPYAPASVGTSFTAALDAYPAPDADRHAAINRTNALPLFPRLAELAR, encoded by the coding sequence ATGACCGATCGTCACCGCATCGATGTTCACCAGCATGTCGTGCCGCCGTTCTGGGCCGACGCACTGCCGGCGCACGGCGGCGATCCGTCCGGCTGGCGAAGCCCGGCCTGGAGCCCGGAAAGCGCACTCGCCTTCATGGATTCGCTGCAGATCGAGACCGGTGTGCTGTCGCTGACGGCGCCCGGCGTGCAGGGCTGGAACGGCAGCGCCAAGCGCGATATGGCCCGCCGCATCAACGAATACATGGCCGGCCTCGTCGCGCAATGGCCGACCCGCTTCGGCAACTTCGCGACGCTGCCGCTGCCCGACGTCGACGGCACGCTGGCCGAGATCGACCACGCGTTCGACGCGCTGCACGCCGACGGCGTCGTGCTGCTCAGCAACTACGGCGGCACGTATCTCGGCGACCCAGCGTTCGAACCCGTGTGGGCCGCGCTCGACCGCCGCCGCGCGGTCGTGTTCATCCACCCGGCGAAGCCCGCGATCGACATGCTCCCCGGCATCCCCGGACCGCTGCTCGACTATCCGTTCGACACGACCCGCACGGCACTGCAACTGGTGCTCAACGGCGTGATCGCGCGCTACCCGAACGTGCGCATCATCCTGTCGCATGCCGGCGGCTTCCTGCCGTACGCCGCGTACCGCTTCGCCGAACTCGCGCCGGGCGTGCGCGACGACGTGCCCAACCGCGACGGGCTGCTCGACCTGCTGCGCCGCTTCTATTTCGATACCGCGCTGTCGGCGCCGTCCGCGCTGCCGAGCCTCGCCGCGTTCGCGCAGCCCGATCGCGTGCTGTACGGCAGCGACTTCCCGTATGCGCCGGCGTCCGTCGGCACGTCGTTCACCGCGGCGCTCGACGCGTATCCCGCGCCGGACGCCGACCGGCACGCCGCGATCAATCGCACGAACGCGCTGCCGCTGTTCCCGCGCCTCGCCGAACTCGCGCGCTGA
- a CDS encoding 2-hydroxymuconic semialdehyde dehydrogenase, producing MYDTEPIAATRGPAGGQPEPRLVRNFIDGEYRAGERWFDKRSPLDNTLIARVAEASRADVDAAVQAARAALAGPWGSLSVAQRVEMLYAVADGITRRFDDFLEAEVADTGKPVSLASHIDIPRGAANFKVFADVVKNVPGETFEMATPDGAGALNYAIRRPVGVVGVICPWNLPLLLMTWKVGPALACGNTVVVKPSEETPQTAALLGEVMNAAGVPRGVYNVVHGFGPASAGEFLTTHPGVNAITFTGETRTGAAIMKAAADGARPVSLEMGGKNAAIVFADCDFDAAVEGTLRSCFANTGQVCLGTERVYVERPLFERFVAALKAGAESLRPGRPEADTTGIGPLISHEHRDKVLSYYRKAVELGATVVTGGGVPDMPAGLRDGAWVQPTIWTGLDDDSPIAREEIFGPCALVMPFDTEAEVIGRANANAYGLSTAIWTANLSRAHRVAASIEVGIAWVNSWFLRDLRTAFGGAKQSGIGREGGVHSLEFYTELRNVCIKL from the coding sequence ATGTACGACACGGAACCGATCGCCGCGACACGCGGCCCCGCCGGCGGGCAGCCGGAACCACGGCTCGTCCGCAACTTCATCGACGGCGAGTATCGCGCGGGCGAACGCTGGTTCGACAAGCGCTCGCCGCTCGACAACACGCTGATTGCGCGTGTCGCCGAAGCGAGCCGCGCCGATGTCGACGCGGCCGTGCAGGCAGCCCGCGCCGCGCTCGCAGGTCCGTGGGGCAGCCTCAGCGTCGCGCAGCGCGTCGAGATGCTGTATGCGGTCGCCGACGGCATCACGCGCCGCTTCGACGACTTCCTCGAAGCCGAGGTCGCCGACACCGGCAAGCCGGTGAGCCTCGCGAGCCATATCGACATCCCGCGCGGCGCGGCGAACTTCAAGGTGTTCGCCGACGTCGTCAAGAACGTGCCCGGCGAAACCTTCGAAATGGCGACGCCGGACGGCGCGGGCGCGCTCAACTATGCGATCCGCCGGCCGGTCGGCGTGGTCGGCGTGATCTGTCCGTGGAACCTGCCGCTGCTGCTGATGACCTGGAAAGTCGGGCCCGCGCTCGCGTGCGGCAACACGGTCGTCGTGAAGCCGTCCGAGGAAACGCCGCAGACGGCCGCGCTGCTCGGCGAGGTGATGAACGCGGCGGGCGTGCCGCGCGGCGTCTACAACGTCGTGCACGGCTTCGGGCCCGCGTCGGCCGGCGAATTCCTGACGACGCATCCGGGCGTGAACGCGATTACGTTCACGGGCGAGACGCGCACCGGCGCCGCGATCATGAAGGCCGCGGCCGACGGCGCGCGGCCGGTCAGCCTCGAGATGGGCGGCAAGAACGCGGCGATCGTGTTCGCGGACTGCGATTTCGACGCGGCCGTCGAAGGCACGCTGCGCTCGTGCTTCGCGAATACGGGGCAGGTCTGTCTCGGCACCGAGCGCGTCTATGTCGAGCGCCCGCTGTTCGAGCGTTTCGTCGCCGCGCTGAAGGCCGGCGCCGAAAGCCTGCGGCCGGGCCGGCCGGAAGCGGACACGACCGGCATCGGGCCGCTGATCAGCCACGAGCATCGCGACAAGGTGCTGTCGTACTACCGCAAGGCGGTCGAGCTCGGCGCGACGGTCGTGACGGGCGGCGGCGTGCCCGACATGCCGGCCGGGCTGCGCGACGGCGCCTGGGTGCAGCCGACGATCTGGACCGGCCTCGACGACGATTCGCCGATCGCGCGCGAAGAAATCTTCGGGCCGTGCGCGCTCGTGATGCCGTTCGACACCGAGGCCGAGGTGATCGGCCGCGCGAATGCGAATGCATACGGGCTGTCCACCGCGATCTGGACCGCCAACCTGTCGCGCGCGCATCGCGTTGCGGCATCGATCGAGGTCGGCATCGCATGGGTCAATTCCTGGTTCCTGCGCGACCTGCGCACCGCATTCGGCGGCGCGAAGCAATCGGGCATCGGCCGCGAAGGCGGCGTGCATTCGCTGGAGTTCTACACGGAACTGCGCAACGTGTGCATCAAGCTCTGA
- a CDS encoding 2Fe-2S iron-sulfur cluster-binding protein — translation MDTSRVCGTVTIAQTDERYACASGESLLAGMAKLGRRGIPVGCLNGGCGVCKVRVLRGAVRKLGPISRAHVSADEEHDGYALACRVAPDGDVELEVAGRLKKPFFCGTACTDAPVFKK, via the coding sequence ATGGACACGAGCCGCGTGTGCGGGACGGTGACGATCGCGCAGACCGACGAGCGCTATGCGTGCGCAAGCGGCGAATCGCTGCTGGCCGGAATGGCAAAACTCGGCCGGCGCGGCATACCGGTCGGCTGCCTGAACGGCGGCTGCGGCGTGTGCAAGGTGCGCGTGCTGCGCGGTGCGGTGCGCAAGCTCGGGCCGATCAGCCGCGCGCATGTGAGCGCCGACGAGGAGCACGACGGCTATGCGCTCGCGTGCCGCGTGGCGCCGGACGGCGACGTCGAACTGGAAGTGGCCGGCCGCCTGAAGAAGCCGTTCTTCTGCGGCACGGCCTGCACCGACGCGCCGGTTTTCAAAAAGTAA
- the dmpG gene encoding 4-hydroxy-2-oxovalerate aldolase has product MNLKGRRITVHDMTLRDGMHPKRHQMTLDQMRSIAAGLDAAGVPLIEVTHGDGLGGASVNYGFPAHTDADYLGAVIPLLKRAKVSALLLPGIGTVDHLKEAHALGVHTIRVATHCTEADVSEQHIAMARQLDMDTVGFLMMSHMNSPEGVVKQAKLMESYGANCVYITDSAGYMLPDDVKARLAAVRDALRPETELGFHGHHNLAMGVANSIAAIEAGANRIDGAAAGLGAGAGNTSLEVFVAVCERMGIETGVDVWKIQDVAEDLVVPMMDFPIRIDRDALTLGYAGVYGSFLLFAKRAGDKYGIPARDILVELGRRGMVGGQEDMIEDTALTLAKARAAHAKQEAA; this is encoded by the coding sequence ATGAATCTCAAAGGCAGGCGAATCACCGTCCACGACATGACGCTGCGTGACGGCATGCACCCGAAGCGTCACCAGATGACGCTCGACCAGATGCGCTCGATCGCGGCCGGGCTCGACGCGGCCGGCGTGCCGCTGATCGAGGTCACGCACGGCGACGGGCTAGGCGGCGCATCGGTCAACTACGGGTTTCCCGCACACACTGACGCCGACTATCTCGGCGCCGTGATCCCGCTGCTCAAGCGCGCGAAGGTGTCGGCGCTGCTGCTGCCGGGCATCGGCACCGTCGATCACCTGAAGGAGGCGCATGCGCTCGGCGTGCATACGATCCGCGTCGCGACGCATTGCACCGAGGCCGACGTGTCGGAGCAGCACATCGCGATGGCGCGCCAGCTCGACATGGATACCGTCGGCTTCCTGATGATGAGCCACATGAACAGCCCGGAAGGGGTCGTCAAGCAGGCGAAGCTGATGGAGTCGTACGGCGCGAACTGCGTCTACATCACCGACTCGGCCGGCTACATGCTGCCCGACGACGTGAAGGCGCGCCTCGCCGCGGTACGCGACGCGCTGCGGCCCGAGACCGAGCTCGGCTTTCACGGCCACCACAACCTCGCGATGGGCGTCGCGAACTCGATCGCCGCGATCGAGGCCGGCGCGAACCGGATCGACGGCGCGGCGGCCGGGCTCGGCGCGGGCGCGGGCAATACGTCGCTCGAGGTGTTCGTCGCGGTCTGTGAGCGGATGGGAATCGAGACCGGCGTCGACGTGTGGAAGATCCAGGACGTCGCCGAGGATCTCGTCGTGCCGATGATGGATTTCCCGATCCGCATCGACCGCGACGCACTGACGCTCGGCTATGCGGGCGTGTACGGCTCGTTCCTGCTGTTCGCGAAGCGCGCGGGCGACAAGTACGGGATTCCCGCGCGCGACATCCTCGTCGAGCTGGGCCGGCGCGGCATGGTCGGCGGGCAGGAGGACATGATCGAGGACACCGCGCTGACGCTCGCGAAGGCGCGCGCGGCGCACGCAAAGCAGGAGGCCGCATGA
- the dmpE gene encoding 2-oxopent-4-enoate hydratase, whose product MDSTLITTLGDRLYDAMTSRTPVSPLTSQHEDLSVDDAYRIQQRFVQRRTEAGETVIGKKIGVTSKAVMDMLGVYQPDFGYLLSGMVYGEGECIALDTLIQPKAEGEIAFVLKRDLLGPGVTNAMVLAATECVMPCFEIVDSRIRDWKIRIGDTVADNASCGVFVLGDKAVSTRSVDLATCGMVLEKNGDVIGTGAGAAALGSPVNAVAWLANTLGRHGIALRAGEVILSGALAAMAPVGPGDNFRVSIGGIGACSVRFA is encoded by the coding sequence ATGGACTCCACGTTGATCACCACGCTGGGCGACCGGCTGTACGACGCGATGACGTCGCGTACGCCCGTCTCGCCGCTCACGTCGCAGCACGAAGACCTGTCGGTCGACGACGCCTACCGGATCCAGCAGCGCTTCGTGCAGCGCCGCACGGAGGCAGGCGAGACCGTCATCGGCAAGAAGATCGGCGTCACGTCGAAGGCCGTGATGGACATGCTCGGCGTGTACCAGCCCGATTTCGGCTACCTGCTGTCGGGGATGGTGTACGGCGAAGGCGAATGCATTGCACTCGACACGCTGATCCAGCCGAAGGCGGAAGGCGAGATTGCGTTCGTGCTGAAGCGCGACCTGCTCGGCCCCGGCGTGACGAACGCGATGGTGCTGGCTGCGACCGAATGCGTGATGCCGTGCTTCGAGATCGTCGATTCGCGGATCCGCGACTGGAAGATCCGCATCGGCGACACCGTCGCGGACAACGCGTCGTGCGGCGTGTTCGTGCTCGGCGACAAGGCGGTGAGCACGCGCAGCGTCGACCTCGCGACCTGCGGGATGGTGCTCGAGAAGAACGGCGACGTGATCGGCACGGGCGCGGGCGCGGCGGCGCTCGGCTCGCCGGTGAACGCCGTCGCGTGGCTCGCCAACACGCTCGGCCGCCACGGCATCGCGCTGCGGGCCGGCGAAGTGATCCTGTCCGGCGCGCTGGCCGCGATGGCGCCGGTCGGTCCCGGCGACAACTTCCGCGTGTCGATCGGCGGTATCGGCGCGTGCTCGGTGCGGTTCGCGTGA
- the dmpH gene encoding 2-oxo-3-hexenedioate decarboxylase — protein MNLSTDLVESLAAHLDDCMRDARDTTKITDRHPEMDWDDAYAVQDAIRRRQLARGARIVGFKAGLTSHAKMRQMGVDTPVFGFLTDVYDLPEGGECDTSALIHPKVEPEIAFVTKAELKGPGCHIGAVLAATDFVVAGIEVIDSRYRDFRFDLKSVVADNTSAARFVAGGRPLAVDGVDLRTLGIVLEKNGLPVAFGAGAAVLGHPAAAIAMLANHLGARGESIPAGSLILSGGITEAVAVEAGDSVTLRVQDIGSIGLRFL, from the coding sequence ATGAATCTTTCGACCGACCTCGTCGAATCGCTCGCCGCGCATCTCGACGACTGCATGCGCGACGCGCGCGACACGACCAAGATCACCGACCGTCACCCGGAGATGGACTGGGACGACGCGTATGCGGTGCAGGATGCGATCCGCCGCCGGCAGCTCGCGCGCGGCGCGCGGATCGTCGGCTTCAAGGCCGGGCTGACCTCGCACGCGAAGATGCGCCAGATGGGCGTCGACACGCCGGTGTTCGGCTTCCTGACCGACGTCTACGACCTGCCCGAAGGCGGCGAGTGCGACACGTCCGCCCTGATCCACCCGAAGGTGGAGCCCGAGATCGCGTTCGTCACGAAGGCCGAGCTGAAGGGGCCGGGCTGCCATATCGGCGCGGTGCTCGCCGCGACCGACTTCGTCGTCGCCGGCATCGAGGTGATCGACAGCCGCTACCGCGACTTCAGGTTCGACCTGAAGAGCGTGGTGGCCGACAACACGTCGGCTGCGCGCTTCGTCGCGGGCGGGCGCCCGCTTGCGGTGGACGGCGTCGACCTGCGCACGCTCGGCATCGTGCTCGAGAAGAACGGCCTGCCCGTCGCGTTCGGCGCCGGCGCGGCGGTGCTCGGGCATCCGGCCGCCGCGATCGCGATGCTCGCGAACCATCTCGGCGCGCGCGGCGAGTCGATTCCGGCCGGCAGCCTGATCCTGTCGGGCGGCATTACCGAGGCGGTGGCGGTCGAGGCCGGCGACAGCGTGACGCTGCGCGTGCAGGACATCGGCTCGATCGGCCTGCGCTTCCTCTGA
- a CDS encoding acetaldehyde dehydrogenase (acetylating), with the protein MTRKIRCALIGPGNIGTDLLAKLMRSPVLEPVWMVGIDPDSDGLKRARELGLKTTADGVDGLLPHVQADGVQIAFDATSAYVHAENSRKLNALGVLMIDLTPAAIGPYCVPPVNLKDHIGSGEMNVNMVTCGGQATIPMVRAISRVQPVAYGEIVATVSSRSVGPGTRRNIDEFTRTTAAAVAQVGGAKQGKAIIVINPAEPPLIMRDTVHCLTEDAPDEARIVESVHAMIADVQRYVPGYRLVNGPVFDGRRVSVYLEVEGLGDYLPKYAGNLDIMTAAAARTAEMFAEELLAGRLALAPAAPATA; encoded by the coding sequence ATGACCCGGAAAATCCGTTGCGCGCTGATCGGCCCCGGCAATATCGGCACCGACCTGCTCGCCAAACTGATGCGCAGCCCCGTGCTCGAACCCGTGTGGATGGTCGGCATCGATCCCGATTCCGACGGCCTGAAACGCGCCCGCGAGCTTGGCCTGAAAACCACCGCGGACGGCGTCGACGGCCTGCTGCCGCACGTGCAGGCCGACGGCGTGCAGATCGCGTTCGACGCGACGAGCGCCTACGTGCATGCCGAGAACAGCCGCAAGCTGAATGCGCTCGGCGTGCTGATGATCGACCTGACGCCGGCCGCGATCGGCCCGTACTGCGTGCCGCCCGTGAACCTGAAGGATCACATCGGCTCGGGCGAGATGAACGTGAACATGGTCACCTGCGGCGGCCAGGCGACGATTCCGATGGTGCGCGCGATTTCGCGCGTGCAGCCGGTCGCATACGGCGAGATCGTCGCGACCGTGTCGTCGCGCTCGGTCGGCCCCGGCACGCGCCGCAACATCGACGAATTCACGCGCACCACGGCGGCCGCCGTCGCGCAGGTCGGCGGCGCGAAGCAGGGCAAGGCGATCATCGTGATCAATCCGGCCGAGCCGCCGCTGATCATGCGCGACACCGTGCACTGCCTGACCGAGGACGCGCCCGACGAGGCGCGCATCGTCGAATCGGTGCACGCGATGATCGCCGACGTGCAGCGCTACGTGCCCGGCTACCGGCTCGTCAACGGCCCGGTGTTCGACGGACGGCGCGTGTCGGTGTACCTCGAGGTCGAAGGCCTCGGCGACTACCTGCCGAAATACGCGGGCAACCTCGACATCATGACGGCCGCCGCTGCGCGCACCGCCGAGATGTTCGCCGAAGAGCTGCTGGCCGGCCGCCTCGCGCTCGCGCCGGCCGCGCCGGCCACCGCGTGA
- a CDS encoding catechol 2,3-dioxygenase — MGVMRIGHVNLKVMDMEAALRHYIRVLGMQETMRDAAGNVYLKCWDEWDKYSLILSPSDQAGLRHAAYKVEHDADLDALQRRIDAYGIATEMLPEDALPGVGRQLRFLLPSGHELRLFAKKELVGTAVGSLNPDPWPDDIPGSAVHWLDHCLLMCELDPEAGVNRVEENTRFMAECLDFHLAEQVMVGPGNTIQAATWMFRSTTPHDIAFVGGPRNGLHHIAFFLDDWADVLKSADVMAKNKVKIDVAPTRHGITRGTTIYFFDPSGNRNETFAGLGYLAQPDRPVTTWTEEQLGRGIFFHSGELNEAFTTVYT; from the coding sequence ATGGGTGTGATGCGTATTGGTCATGTCAATCTGAAGGTGATGGACATGGAAGCGGCGCTGCGGCATTACATACGCGTGCTCGGCATGCAGGAGACGATGCGCGACGCGGCCGGCAACGTCTACCTGAAGTGCTGGGACGAGTGGGACAAGTATTCGCTGATCCTGTCGCCGTCCGACCAGGCGGGGCTCCGGCATGCCGCCTACAAGGTCGAGCACGACGCGGACCTCGACGCGCTGCAGCGGCGCATCGATGCCTACGGAATCGCGACCGAGATGCTGCCGGAAGACGCGCTGCCGGGCGTGGGCCGCCAGCTGCGCTTCCTGCTGCCGAGCGGGCACGAGCTGCGCCTGTTCGCGAAGAAGGAGCTGGTCGGCACGGCGGTCGGCTCGCTGAATCCCGATCCCTGGCCCGACGACATTCCGGGCTCGGCCGTGCACTGGCTCGACCACTGCCTGCTGATGTGCGAGCTGGATCCCGAGGCGGGCGTGAACCGCGTCGAGGAGAACACGCGCTTCATGGCCGAATGCCTCGACTTCCATCTCGCCGAGCAGGTAATGGTCGGCCCGGGCAACACGATCCAGGCCGCGACGTGGATGTTCCGCAGCACGACGCCGCACGACATCGCGTTCGTCGGCGGCCCGCGCAACGGTCTGCATCACATCGCGTTCTTCCTCGACGACTGGGCCGACGTGCTGAAGTCGGCCGACGTGATGGCGAAGAACAAGGTGAAGATCGACGTCGCGCCGACGCGCCACGGGATCACGCGCGGCACCACGATCTACTTCTTCGATCCGAGCGGCAATCGCAACGAGACCTTCGCGGGGCTCGGCTATCTCGCGCAGCCCGACCGCCCGGTCACGACGTGGACCGAGGAACAACTCGGGCGCGGCATCTTCTTCCACTCCGGCGAGCTGAACGAAGCGTTCACGACCGTCTACACCTGA
- a CDS encoding GlcG/HbpS family heme-binding protein has protein sequence MARNDSTHSVATRAIDWPAASHAAQAAQAAERLGVRVNVAVVDAGGLLAAFVRMPGAPLHSIDIAIDKAYTAASFGLPTGAWHDALAAHSEAVRQGLVMRARFVAFGGGLPIVEGGVLIGGIGVSGGSEAQDERCARAGLDAVGLGGT, from the coding sequence ATGGCTCGCAATGACTCGACCCACAGCGTCGCCACGCGCGCGATCGACTGGCCCGCCGCGTCGCATGCCGCGCAGGCGGCGCAGGCCGCCGAGCGCCTGGGCGTGCGGGTGAACGTCGCCGTCGTCGACGCGGGCGGTCTGCTCGCCGCCTTCGTCAGGATGCCCGGCGCGCCGCTGCATTCGATCGACATCGCGATCGACAAGGCGTATACGGCCGCGAGCTTCGGCTTGCCGACCGGTGCATGGCACGACGCGCTGGCCGCGCATTCCGAGGCCGTGCGGCAAGGGCTCGTGATGCGCGCGCGCTTCGTCGCGTTCGGCGGCGGCCTGCCGATCGTCGAGGGCGGCGTGCTGATCGGCGGCATCGGCGTGTCGGGCGGCAGCGAGGCGCAGGACGAACGCTGTGCACGTGCGGGCCTCGACGCCGTCGGCCTCGGCGGTACGTGA
- a CDS encoding alpha/beta fold hydrolase — translation MSTNPEIGRRIVAGGIDTNYHDLGDGPPVLLIHGSGPGVTAYANWRLTMPALAQQFRVIAPDMAGFGETERPAGYRYSMDNWVDHALGLLDALGVERAHVIGNSFGGALALALAIRAPARVGRLVLMGAAGTRFTLTEGLDAVWGYTPSIANMRSLLDVFAFDRTLVNDELAKLRYEASVRPGYQEAFANMFPAPRQRWVDALASDEARLRALPHDTLIVHGREDRVIPLASSQKLLELLPNAQLHVFGRCGHWTQIEHAARFNRLVIDHFNE, via the coding sequence ATGTCAACCAACCCTGAAATCGGCCGCCGGATCGTCGCCGGCGGCATCGACACGAACTATCACGACCTCGGCGACGGGCCGCCCGTGCTGCTGATTCATGGCTCGGGGCCGGGCGTGACGGCCTATGCGAACTGGCGGCTGACGATGCCGGCGCTCGCGCAACAGTTTCGCGTGATCGCGCCGGACATGGCGGGATTCGGCGAGACCGAGCGTCCGGCCGGCTACCGCTATTCGATGGACAACTGGGTCGATCACGCGCTCGGCCTGCTCGACGCGCTCGGCGTCGAGCGCGCGCACGTGATCGGCAATTCGTTCGGCGGCGCGCTGGCGCTCGCGCTCGCGATTCGCGCCCCGGCGCGCGTCGGCCGGCTCGTGCTGATGGGCGCGGCCGGCACGCGCTTTACGCTGACCGAAGGGCTCGACGCCGTGTGGGGCTATACGCCGTCGATCGCGAACATGCGTTCGCTGCTCGACGTGTTCGCGTTCGACCGCACGCTCGTGAACGACGAGCTTGCGAAGCTGCGCTACGAAGCGAGCGTACGGCCCGGCTACCAGGAGGCGTTCGCGAACATGTTTCCGGCGCCGCGCCAGCGCTGGGTCGATGCGCTCGCGAGCGACGAAGCGCGGCTGCGCGCGCTGCCGCACGACACGCTGATCGTGCACGGGCGCGAGGACCGCGTGATTCCGCTCGCGAGTTCGCAGAAGCTGCTCGAACTGCTGCCGAACGCGCAGCTGCATGTGTTCGGTCGGTGCGGGCACTGGACGCAGATCGAACACGCGGCGCGTTTCAACCGGCTCGTCATCGACCATTTCAACGAGTAG